The Erythrobacter sp. JK5 genome includes a region encoding these proteins:
- the hslV gene encoding ATP-dependent protease subunit HslV: protein MTQHSDSHGLVQWHGTTIVGIRRDDTTVIAGDGQVSMGNTVMKPNARKVRRIGEGGKVIAGFAGATADAFTLFERLEKKLEQYSGQLLRAAVELAKDWRTDKYLRNLEALMIVADKDTLLVLTGNGDVLEPEGGIAAIGSGGNFALAAARALAEYEDDAETIARKAMAVAADICVFTNGNVTLESV from the coding sequence ATGACACAGCACAGCGACAGCCACGGCCTTGTCCAATGGCACGGCACCACGATCGTCGGCATCAGGCGCGACGACACCACCGTGATTGCCGGTGACGGGCAGGTCTCGATGGGCAACACCGTGATGAAACCCAACGCCCGCAAGGTCCGCAGGATCGGCGAGGGCGGCAAGGTCATCGCCGGTTTCGCCGGCGCGACAGCCGATGCCTTCACCCTGTTCGAACGGCTTGAGAAGAAGCTGGAACAATATTCAGGGCAGTTGCTGCGCGCCGCGGTCGAGCTCGCCAAGGACTGGCGAACCGACAAGTACCTGCGCAATCTCGAAGCGTTGATGATCGTTGCCGACAAGGACACGCTGCTGGTGCTGACCGGCAATGGCGACGTGCTCGAACCCGAAGGCGGGATCGCCGCGATCGGATCGGGCGGCAATTTCGCGCTCGCCGCCGCGCGCGCCCTCGCGGAATACGAGGACGACGCCGAAACCATCGCGCGCAAGGCGATGGCCGTCGCTGCCGACATTTGCGTGTTCACCAACGGCAATGTAACGCTCGAAAGCGTCTAG
- a CDS encoding outer membrane protein assembly factor BamE, producing MQALRNIDTGRRKLWLAVLLAGAAASVAGCTSIRESRGYITDQVLLDSIQPGIDNQRSVEGTLGRPSFTSQYGDPTWYYVSSVTGRRPFVRPRIRNHGVLAVKFDASGNVAAVERSGIDQVVYLQPDGDKTPTLGRERGFLEDLFGNIGQVGAPGAGPGGP from the coding sequence ATGCAAGCTCTTCGGAATATCGATACTGGTCGTCGCAAGCTGTGGCTGGCGGTGCTGCTGGCGGGCGCTGCCGCAAGCGTTGCGGGATGCACCTCGATCCGCGAATCGCGCGGCTACATCACCGATCAGGTGCTGCTCGATTCGATCCAGCCCGGGATCGACAACCAGCGCTCGGTCGAAGGCACGCTGGGCCGCCCCAGCTTCACCAGCCAGTACGGCGATCCGACCTGGTATTACGTTTCCAGCGTCACCGGACGCCGGCCGTTCGTGCGCCCGCGCATCCGCAATCACGGCGTGCTCGCGGTAAAGTTCGATGCGTCGGGCAATGTCGCTGCGGTCGAACGCAGCGGGATCGACCAGGTGGTCTACCTCCAGCCTGATGGCGACAAGACGCCCACTCTGGGCCGGGAGCGTGGCTTCCTCGAAGATCTGTTCGGCAATATCGGCCAGGTTGGCGCGCCGGGAGCGGGTCCGGGCGGTCCGTAG
- a CDS encoding ubiquinol-cytochrome C chaperone family protein, which yields MSFISRLLGTAPDPRESVRPLWHRVVELAREPGFYTDCGVADTVGGRFDLITAILCTVMVRVEASDMRAESALLAELFVEDMDGQLREFGIDDVVVGKHVGRLMSALGGRLGAYRGALNAKDREKLIAAVTRNVTFNDDQDEAKGAACVADKLLALSGRLADRSDEELIKASGIW from the coding sequence ATGTCCTTTATCTCACGCCTGCTCGGAACCGCGCCCGATCCGCGCGAAAGCGTTCGCCCCCTGTGGCACCGCGTGGTCGAGCTCGCACGCGAGCCGGGCTTTTATACCGATTGCGGGGTGGCTGACACGGTGGGGGGACGGTTCGATCTGATCACCGCGATCCTGTGCACCGTGATGGTGCGGGTCGAGGCTTCCGACATGCGCGCCGAAAGCGCACTGCTGGCGGAACTGTTCGTCGAGGACATGGACGGGCAGCTGCGCGAATTCGGGATCGACGACGTAGTGGTCGGCAAGCACGTGGGACGGCTGATGAGCGCGCTCGGAGGCAGGCTGGGAGCCTATCGCGGGGCGCTCAACGCGAAGGATCGCGAAAAGCTGATCGCCGCCGTCACCCGCAACGTCACCTTCAATGACGATCAGGACGAGGCGAAGGGTGCCGCCTGCGTTGCCGACAAACTGCTTGCCCTGTCCGGAAGGCTCGCCGACCGCAGCGACGAGGAGCTGATCAAGGCGAGCGGGATCTGGTGA
- a CDS encoding DUF177 domain-containing protein produces MSAPELSRPVKVRPLTGDPVLVEADAAERAALAERFGLSAVNSLRAEIELEAKGKAIRATGDLEAEIVQVCAVSAEDFPVSIREPIDLRFVPEGASAADEEEIELEADDCDEIEYAGETFDLGEAVAQTLGLAIDPYAEGPNAEAVRKAAGIRGDDAPSGPLAEALAALKKDD; encoded by the coding sequence GTGAGCGCGCCCGAACTTTCGCGACCGGTGAAGGTCCGCCCGCTCACGGGCGATCCGGTGCTGGTCGAAGCCGACGCGGCGGAGCGTGCGGCGCTGGCGGAGCGGTTCGGACTGTCTGCGGTGAACAGCCTGCGCGCCGAGATTGAACTCGAAGCCAAGGGCAAGGCGATCCGCGCCACCGGCGACCTCGAAGCCGAGATCGTTCAGGTGTGCGCGGTCTCGGCAGAGGATTTTCCCGTGTCGATCCGCGAGCCGATAGACCTGAGGTTCGTTCCCGAAGGCGCGTCTGCGGCCGATGAGGAAGAGATCGAACTCGAAGCCGACGATTGCGACGAAATCGAATATGCGGGCGAGACCTTCGATCTCGGCGAAGCGGTAGCGCAGACGCTCGGCCTCGCGATCGACCCCTATGCCGAAGGCCCCAATGCCGAGGCCGTGCGCAAGGCGGCAGGTATCCGCGGCGACGACGCGCCGAGCGGCCCGCTGGCCGAGGCACTGGCGGCGTTGAAGAAGGACGACTGA